One region of Malania oleifera isolate guangnan ecotype guangnan chromosome 6, ASM2987363v1, whole genome shotgun sequence genomic DNA includes:
- the LOC131158593 gene encoding uncharacterized protein LOC131158593 yields the protein MRPPSFSGGADPLIDENWVQDMEDMLAVLLCTYGQKVLFVTFKLTGEAKSWWRLARLLKEQRPNLVAMTWSRFRKIFFKRYFLAIVRSAKAAEFLHLTQGQMTIQQYAARFIELSRFAPYLVPNEERKARKFKEGLRHNLFKQVIGFRAQIFTEVVDRAVVIESGLQRGIAAQS from the coding sequence aTGAGACCCCCGTCGTTCTCTGGAGGGGCTGACCCACTGATAGATGAGAACTGGGTCCAGGATATGGAGGATATGTTAGCAGTCCTCCTATGTACATATGGGCAAAAGGTATTGTTTGTGACATTCAAATTGACTGGGGAAGCTAAAAGCTGGTGGAGATTAGCGAGATTACTAAAGGAGCAGAGACCTAACCttgtagcgatgacgtggagccgctttAGGAAGATCTTTTTTAAAAGATACTTCCTCGCTATTGTtaggagtgcgaaggcagcagagttcttGCACTTGACGCAGGGGCAAATGACGATACAACAGTATGCAGCTAGATTCATTGAGCTGTCCCGGTTTGCCCCATATTTAGTGCCGAATGAGGAGAGAAAGGCGAGGAAGTTCAAGGAGGGCCTGCGACATAACTTGTTTAAGCAGGTCATAGGCTTTCGGGCCCAAATTTTTACAGAGGTAGTGGATAGAGCTGTAGTGATTGAGAGTGGTCTACAGAGAGGCATTGCAGCGCAGAGCTAG